From the genome of Symphalangus syndactylus isolate Jambi chromosome 7, NHGRI_mSymSyn1-v2.1_pri, whole genome shotgun sequence, one region includes:
- the FABP5 gene encoding fatty acid-binding protein 5 isoform X1, whose amino-acid sequence MATVQQLEGRWRLVDSKGFDEYMKELGVGIALRKMGAMAKPDCIITCDGKNLTIKTESTLKTTQFSCTLGEKFEETTADGRKTQTVCNFTDGALVQHQEWDGKESTITRKLKDGKLVVECVMNNVACTRIYEKVE is encoded by the exons ATGGCCACAGTTCAGCAGCTGGAAGGAAGATGGCGCCTGGTGGACAGCAAAGGCTTTGATGAATACATGAAGGAGCTAG GAGTGGGAATAGCTTTGCGAAAAATGGGGGCAATGGCCAAGCCAGATTGTATCATCACTTGTGATGGCAAAAACCTCACCATAAAAACTGAGAGCACTTTGAAAACAACACAGTTTTCTTGTACCCTGGGAGAGAAGTTTGAAGAAACAACAGCTGATGGCAGAAAAACTCAG ACTGTCTGCAACTTTACAGATGGTGCATTGGTTCAGCAtcaggagtgggatgggaaggaaagCACAATAACCAGAAAATTGAAAGATGGGAAATTAGTGGTG GAGTGTGTCATGAACAATGTCGCCTGTACTCGGATCTatgaaaaagtagaataa
- the FABP5 gene encoding fatty acid-binding protein 5 isoform X2: protein MGVALQKAGDFLRRSDGRMNLSRVGIALRKMGAMAKPDCIITCDGKNLTIKTESTLKTTQFSCTLGEKFEETTADGRKTQTVCNFTDGALVQHQEWDGKESTITRKLKDGKLVVECVMNNVACTRIYEKVE from the exons ATGGGTGTGGCCCTGCAGAAGGCAGGAGACTTCTTGAGGCGTTCCGACGGGAGAATGAATCTCAGTA GAGTGGGAATAGCTTTGCGAAAAATGGGGGCAATGGCCAAGCCAGATTGTATCATCACTTGTGATGGCAAAAACCTCACCATAAAAACTGAGAGCACTTTGAAAACAACACAGTTTTCTTGTACCCTGGGAGAGAAGTTTGAAGAAACAACAGCTGATGGCAGAAAAACTCAG ACTGTCTGCAACTTTACAGATGGTGCATTGGTTCAGCAtcaggagtgggatgggaaggaaagCACAATAACCAGAAAATTGAAAGATGGGAAATTAGTGGTG GAGTGTGTCATGAACAATGTCGCCTGTACTCGGATCTatgaaaaagtagaataa